A window from Micromonospora terminaliae encodes these proteins:
- a CDS encoding VOC family protein: protein MIASFKDLCMDAGDAHRLGGFWAGILDGELVDTGDGDTRIDPRAAASGAESIWVNTVPEPRTGKTRVHLDLRLAEPEPAALLAAGARLVREPDAEISWWVLADPEGNEFCAFAARPTP, encoded by the coding sequence ATGATCGCGAGCTTCAAGGACCTCTGCATGGACGCGGGCGACGCTCACCGGCTCGGCGGCTTCTGGGCCGGCATCCTCGACGGGGAGCTGGTCGACACGGGTGACGGCGACACCCGGATCGATCCCCGCGCCGCCGCGTCGGGCGCCGAGTCGATCTGGGTCAACACGGTGCCCGAGCCGCGCACCGGCAAGACGCGGGTCCACCTCGACCTGCGGCTCGCCGAGCCGGAGCCGGCCGCGCTGCTGGCGGCCGGCGCGCGCCTGGTCCGCGAGCCGGACGCGGAGATCAGCTGGTGGGTGCTGGCCGACCCGGAGGGCAACGAGTTCTGCGCCTTCGCGGCCCGTCCCACTCCGTGA
- a CDS encoding rhomboid family intramembrane serine protease — MDTISTGQPPAGNAAGTCYRHPRRETLLRCTRCDRHICPDCMREAPVGHRCPECVRSDNRTVRQARTVFGGRLVTRPLVTYALVALILLAYLVELVHPAVLDRFDSLGTGLVDDAGQRYVDDGAPHPGYDAVGVAHGEWYRLLTSSFLHLLPTQGALGILHIAFNLWWLWELGRVLEERLGHARYLAVYLLSALGGGVLGFLVSPHQAAVGASGAVYGLAGCYVVLTRRLHHHPIDPQRVLIPFVIWMVLSAGWTSWEGHLGGLLAGGLVGAGFAFAPAERRTVVQTATVVGLTVLMVALVVLKSLELTG, encoded by the coding sequence ATGGACACGATCAGCACCGGCCAGCCCCCCGCCGGAAACGCCGCCGGCACCTGCTACCGCCACCCCCGGCGAGAGACGCTGCTGCGCTGCACCCGCTGCGACCGCCACATCTGCCCCGACTGCATGCGGGAGGCGCCGGTCGGCCACCGCTGCCCCGAGTGCGTCCGGTCGGACAACCGGACCGTCCGCCAGGCCCGCACCGTCTTCGGTGGCCGGCTGGTCACCCGCCCGCTGGTGACGTACGCCCTGGTGGCCCTCATCCTGCTGGCGTACCTCGTCGAGCTGGTCCACCCGGCCGTCCTGGACCGGTTCGACAGCCTGGGCACCGGGCTGGTCGACGACGCCGGCCAGCGCTACGTCGACGACGGCGCCCCCCACCCCGGGTACGACGCGGTCGGGGTCGCGCACGGCGAGTGGTACCGGCTGCTCACCTCGTCGTTCCTGCACCTGCTGCCCACCCAGGGTGCCCTCGGCATCCTGCACATCGCGTTCAACCTGTGGTGGCTGTGGGAACTCGGCCGGGTGCTCGAGGAGCGGCTGGGGCACGCGCGCTACCTGGCCGTCTACCTGCTCTCCGCGCTGGGCGGCGGGGTCCTCGGCTTCCTGGTCTCCCCGCACCAGGCGGCGGTCGGCGCGTCCGGCGCGGTCTACGGCCTGGCCGGCTGCTACGTGGTGCTGACCCGCCGCCTGCACCACCACCCGATCGACCCGCAGCGGGTGCTCATCCCGTTCGTGATCTGGATGGTGCTCTCCGCCGGCTGGACCTCCTGGGAGGGGCACCTGGGCGGCCTGCTGGCCGGCGGCCTGGTCGGCGCCGGGTTCGCGTTCGCCCCGGCGGAGCGCCGGACGGTCGTCCAGACGGCGACGGTGGTCGGGCTGACCGTGCTGATGGTCGCGCTGGTGGTGCTCAAGTCGCTGGAGCTCACCGGCTGA
- a CDS encoding L,D-transpeptidase family protein codes for MKPTRATRLTSLPPHARQVVIVTGEGWQTTHATLETYDRAGDDWRRALPPLPARIGADGFSDRHVEGVPTTPTGVYAIGPTVYGIAADPGVRHPYHRVTVDDWWNAEPDSPHYNSFQRSAEQLGGQSEALWREDPAYTHFAVITYNMPPTVPAPVPHAGSGIFLHQFSRAEGNPTAGCVSLSHEHLVAVLTWLDPEAAPHVVLSPAECLDRY; via the coding sequence GTGAAGCCGACGAGGGCCACCCGGCTGACGTCCCTCCCACCGCACGCGCGGCAGGTCGTCATCGTGACCGGCGAGGGCTGGCAGACCACCCACGCCACTCTGGAGACGTACGACCGTGCCGGCGACGACTGGCGGCGGGCCCTGCCCCCGCTACCGGCCCGGATCGGCGCCGACGGGTTCAGCGACCGGCACGTCGAGGGCGTGCCGACCACCCCGACCGGCGTCTACGCGATCGGCCCCACCGTCTACGGCATCGCCGCCGACCCGGGCGTCCGCCACCCCTACCACCGGGTGACCGTCGACGACTGGTGGAACGCCGAGCCCGACTCGCCGCACTACAACAGCTTCCAGCGCTCCGCCGAGCAGTTGGGCGGCCAGAGCGAGGCGCTGTGGCGGGAGGACCCGGCGTACACCCACTTCGCGGTGATCACCTACAACATGCCGCCGACCGTCCCGGCCCCCGTGCCGCACGCCGGCAGCGGCATCTTCCTGCACCAGTTCAGCCGCGCCGAGGGCAACCCCACGGCCGGCTGCGTGAGCCTGTCCCACGAGCACCTGGTCGCGGTGCTCACCTGGCTCGACCCCGAGGCGGCGCCGCACGTCGTGCTCAGCCCCGCCGAGTGCCTCGACCGCTACTGA
- a CDS encoding DUF4184 family protein — MPLTFPSHLAPVLPLKLWRPHWFDGVALATGAVAPDVGYLFTGTGLALGLRTHSLGGLLWWCLPVALGYAWIVRRVIAGVAVHLPGQRLFGWPDHAALGGVRHPWQVTVCSALIGAFSHVAWDRITHSDRWPRLLGIADFHALTGLYWWQVSDVAGTVGGGLLVAALAVRAAHRHEIFEGVRPPAPAARPGLFWGVALAVTGLGVALLPGLPAATVPAPAGVRLLHLAGVALIAGAAAAGALTGPPPDAGRSRRLEHKQRSPG; from the coding sequence GTGCCGCTGACCTTTCCGTCGCACCTGGCGCCGGTGCTGCCGCTGAAGCTCTGGCGGCCGCACTGGTTCGACGGGGTGGCTCTGGCCACCGGCGCGGTCGCGCCCGACGTGGGCTACCTGTTCACCGGCACGGGGCTCGCCCTCGGGCTGCGGACGCACAGCCTCGGCGGGCTGCTCTGGTGGTGCCTGCCGGTCGCCCTCGGCTACGCCTGGATCGTCCGCCGGGTCATCGCCGGCGTCGCCGTGCACCTGCCCGGCCAGCGGCTGTTCGGCTGGCCCGACCACGCCGCGCTGGGCGGCGTGCGGCATCCCTGGCAGGTCACCGTCTGCTCCGCGCTGATCGGCGCGTTCAGCCACGTCGCCTGGGACCGGATCACCCACAGCGACCGATGGCCGCGCCTGCTCGGCATCGCCGACTTCCACGCCCTCACCGGGCTCTACTGGTGGCAGGTGTCGGATGTGGCGGGCACCGTCGGTGGTGGGTTGCTGGTCGCCGCCCTGGCGGTGCGCGCCGCCCACCGGCATGAGATCTTCGAGGGGGTCCGCCCGCCCGCGCCCGCGGCCCGGCCGGGCCTGTTCTGGGGGGTGGCCCTGGCGGTCACCGGACTCGGGGTGGCGCTGCTGCCGGGCCTGCCGGCGGCCACCGTTCCGGCCCCGGCCGGGGTGCGCCTGCTGCACCTCGCGGGAGTCGCGCTGATCGCTGGGGCGGCCGCCGCCGGGGCGCTGACCGGGCCCCCGCCGGACGCCGGGCGCAGCCGTCGCCTCGAACACAAACAGCGCTCGCCGGGCTGA
- a CDS encoding HAD family hydrolase, with amino-acid sequence MRQRREAAVLVFDADDTLWENNVVFERVIDDFLTWLDHPTLDRTEIRAVLDDIERANAVAHGYGSKVFLRSLGECLEKLRSRPATERERAEIDDLAAALVGHQVELMPGVAETLDDLATRHELLLLTKGEREEQQRKLDACGLLHHFRAAHIVPEKDADTYRWLAREHAFDPATAWMVGNSPRSDILPARAAGLNAVFIPNENTWVLEHDELDPSDPGVIRLAAFPDLVRHF; translated from the coding sequence ATGCGACAGCGCCGGGAGGCCGCGGTACTGGTCTTCGACGCCGACGACACGCTCTGGGAGAACAACGTCGTCTTCGAGCGGGTGATCGACGACTTCCTCACCTGGCTGGACCATCCGACGCTGGACCGGACGGAGATCCGGGCGGTGCTCGACGACATCGAGCGGGCCAACGCGGTCGCGCACGGCTACGGCAGCAAGGTGTTCCTGCGCAGCCTGGGGGAGTGCCTGGAGAAGCTGCGGTCCCGCCCGGCGACCGAGCGGGAGCGCGCCGAGATCGACGACCTGGCGGCGGCGCTGGTCGGCCACCAGGTCGAGCTGATGCCCGGTGTGGCGGAGACCCTGGACGACCTGGCCACCCGCCACGAGCTGCTGCTGCTCACCAAGGGGGAGCGCGAGGAGCAGCAGCGCAAGCTCGACGCCTGCGGGCTGCTGCACCACTTCCGGGCCGCGCACATCGTGCCGGAGAAGGACGCCGACACCTACCGCTGGCTGGCCCGGGAACACGCCTTCGACCCGGCCACCGCCTGGATGGTCGGCAACTCCCCGCGCTCGGACATCCTGCCGGCCCGCGCCGCCGGCCTGAACGCGGTGTTCATCCCCAACGAGAACACCTGGGTGCTGGAACACGACGAGCTGGACCCGTCCGACCCGGGGGTGATCCGGCTGGCCGCCTTCCCCGACCTGGTCCGGCACTTCTGA
- a CDS encoding HesA/MoeB/ThiF family protein: protein MLRPAIKSAHQPYTLPGHRIIVGLMQYGVAAEIQDDEEDSIARLLTLMDGTRDLDAIRADFDRTHPGHSAESVTEVVRDLIDQGFVEDAAAPPPATLTDAQTERYRSARQFYSWIDTTPRESPWSVQERIGAARVVLLGLGGTGSAVAAGLVASGIGGLHCVDFDRIEPGNLTRQLLYVESDVGEPKLAAGLRRLRAMNPHVTVTGEELRVGSAADVARLMADADVFVLCADQPDQLIQEWTNEAALATGTPWFMSLYTGPMVVVGSFLPGRTGCYACMIRGERQREINSVGRPLTDLPRPNAVVAANANVGGHLCALEVLYHLGGLPQQTAGRLYHHNVARWDHQYFIDVVQDPGCPACGERPAPPTGEPAG from the coding sequence ATGCTCCGTCCCGCGATCAAGAGCGCCCACCAGCCCTACACCCTGCCCGGTCACCGGATCATCGTCGGCCTGATGCAGTACGGCGTGGCCGCCGAGATCCAGGACGACGAGGAGGACAGCATCGCTCGGCTGCTGACCCTCATGGACGGCACCCGGGATCTCGACGCCATCCGCGCCGACTTCGACCGCACCCACCCCGGGCACTCCGCCGAGAGCGTGACGGAGGTGGTCCGGGACCTCATCGATCAGGGCTTCGTCGAGGACGCCGCGGCCCCGCCGCCGGCCACCCTGACCGACGCGCAGACGGAGCGGTACCGCTCGGCCCGCCAGTTCTACTCGTGGATCGACACCACCCCGCGCGAATCGCCCTGGTCGGTACAGGAGCGGATCGGCGCCGCCCGGGTCGTCCTGCTGGGTCTCGGCGGCACCGGCAGCGCGGTCGCCGCCGGCCTCGTGGCCAGCGGGATCGGCGGACTGCACTGCGTCGACTTCGACCGGATCGAGCCCGGCAACCTCACCCGCCAACTCCTCTACGTCGAGAGCGACGTGGGCGAACCCAAGCTCGCGGCCGGGCTGCGGCGGCTGCGGGCGATGAACCCGCACGTCACCGTCACCGGAGAGGAACTGCGGGTCGGCTCGGCGGCCGACGTGGCCCGGCTGATGGCCGACGCCGACGTCTTCGTGCTCTGCGCCGACCAGCCGGACCAGCTCATTCAGGAGTGGACGAACGAGGCCGCGCTGGCGACCGGCACGCCGTGGTTCATGTCGCTCTACACCGGCCCCATGGTGGTGGTCGGCTCCTTCCTGCCCGGCCGCACCGGCTGCTACGCCTGCATGATCCGGGGCGAGCGCCAGCGGGAGATCAACAGTGTCGGCCGGCCGCTGACCGACCTGCCCCGGCCCAACGCGGTGGTCGCCGCCAACGCCAACGTGGGCGGGCATCTCTGCGCCCTCGAGGTGCTCTACCACCTCGGCGGCCTGCCGCAGCAGACGGCGGGCCGGCTCTACCACCACAACGTCGCGCGCTGGGACCACCAGTACTTCATCGACGTCGTCCAGGATCCCGGGTGCCCCGCCTGCGGCGAGCGGCCGGCGCCACCGACCGGGGAGCCGGCCGGATGA